Genomic DNA from Motacilla alba alba isolate MOTALB_02 chromosome 10, Motacilla_alba_V1.0_pri, whole genome shotgun sequence:
ATAAATAAACAGGTTACAGCCCTCGGGACCTGGGTGACACACAAAGGACAGGACGTGTCAGCTACGAGGTGGGGTCACCCCGGGGGGACACCGAGGAGCCACCGGCCCCAGATGGGGTGACCCCCACCCCTcaccttctctctgctgctgcgGGATGAGGGGCGCTTGCTGGGGAAAGGCTTGGCTGATGGGAGCGTAGGCAGTGGGATATGCTGCTggaagagagaaacaagaagCTGAGGCCACGGCACCCACCCCAGCCACAGAGAGGGCTGGGACAGACAGctcccctgctgccacctgcGATCGAGgggcctctcctgccccagggctgctggctctgcctttcCCACCCCTTCCAACACACCAGGGATGTGGGAACAGCTCTCCCAGGAGAAATGCTGGTGATAGCAGCAATGTAGCCTCAAGGCTGAGGAAAGATGGTACTTTAGGCcgaaaaaccccaaagatttGGGGTCCAAAACTTGATTTTCTGTTGCAAAACTGGACATTGCTGCCAATGCTCCTAATTAAATGGCTGCTGGGATTGACATATTTCTATGGGAGGCTCTGACTCTTTTCCCTCCAGGGCCCATGTCCTTGGCCATCAGACTCGGCCATGTGATGAACATCCAAACACTTCTGGTGTTTTGGCGTGGAGGTGGCCCTCTGTCACCTCCCAAATCTTGCCCCCTCTTCTCAGTAccactgccagggctccccCATGGAGTTCTCTCAGCCCCATGGGTATTAAAATTCACTTTGCACTATCCAAAATTTGCACGGGGGGCCATAACAGGAGCCAGTGGGATGAGAGGATGGCGCCTTCATCAGCATCGctgccctggagctcctgccagggctcgGCACCCGCTGCTCCCCTCGGGAATCTGTGCTCAAATACGCCGCCCCAGTCCAATGTTCAACCCCAGGGTGATGTTCACCTCCCAAAAATAACAGTGAGGAgcaaagagagaggagaaggagtGGGAAGCGAAGTTTGAGACCTGCATAGTGCTGCATGCCGGCGTAGGCCTGCTGGAGGGGGTCTGCCACCGTGGGGCTTTGagctgggaagagaagagaaaggagaagggagatAGAATAAGGCAGAGAAAGCCAGGGATGCGTGCACAGCTCCCATGGGAAAGGGCTCCTGACCAAGCGCCGCCatggaggggcagagctgctccctgaattccctcctccctgcagtgaTGCCACGGGAGCACACGGCGGGTTCATCCAGCGTGTTCCTGGGATGGCGAGCACCCCTTAAGCATCCCGCACGAGCGCactcccccagccccgggggccGTACCTGGGTAGGGGTGGATGCCATTGGTGTAGATGGTCTCGGAGGCGGGCTGCCCGTTTGTCTGCGGCGGCAGCGGGCTGAAGCCGTTCACCCCAATGGGCGTGGCAATGCTGGGCACCGGCGCCGTGCTGATCCCCGGAGGGGTGCTTGTACCTGCAGGAGCATGGCGTCAGGGCCGGCATCACGCCCAGAGTGCCCCCCGAGGATGTCAAGCGGCAAATGCGAGGGTCCTACCTGAAGAGGGGGTGAGGGGGGCAGCCACCAGCCCGCTGACATTGAAGGCGGCCATTTGTTGCATCTGGGCGGCAGCGATGGCAGCCATGGGGTTGAGACAGGTGCCCTGCGCGGCTGCCatcagggctgcctgctgctgcatgaTCTTCGGGAAAGAAGGAGGGTGAGGGGACAGagtgcaggaggcagagagaCGGAGAGAGAGGGGAGGGCAAATCAGCATCTCTGCTTTGGATGGATTCCGAGGGATAAATGCCACCCGCTGCCAGACCCGGGGACAGGATGGTCTTGGTGATGCTAAATATGGGACCACTGAACCCTACAACCACCCTCAGCTGTGGGCAGGAAGCCCTGCATCTGCCCTTAAACAGAGACACACCAGCCCTCCCAGGCATGCACATGCCTGGTGCTTTCATGGGCCAAACCAGTCCCCCCACCCACGGAGGTCCCTCAAAGGCCCCGGTCTGCGCCAGCTCCTACCGCTTGCGTGTAGGCCCCGTAGGCGCCAAACTGGATGGTCATGGGGTTGAAGATGCCCAGCTGCCCCGCCATCTGATGCATCCGCCGCAGGGTCCTCTCCTTATCTGTGTCTGCAAACTTCACCACCAGGCTGGACGAGGCGCCCTGAGGTGGGGGGAAGATGGGGCTGACGGTGGGGCCACAGCAATGCCCCAAACCGTGTACCCGCCGTGGCCGTGGCTCGCAGCGTCCGCAGCATCCTCAGCCCTGGGGACGCTGCCCAGCTTGGCAGCAGCAACCAATGAACGATGTGAAGTTTAATTATAGCCAGTTTTTCTCCCCAGTGGCAGCTCCCTGACCTctgcttcctttccccttccttgtCCACAATTCTGACCTTCAGCGTTAATTAAACTGCCCCTTTCTCTGGCAAGGAGAGAATTAGCCCCACGGTCCCACCTCTAGGGCTCAGCACCTTGGCAAGGAGGAACCTGGGGTGATGTGGCCAACAAATTGCCAGTCTGTAGGATTTTGATGCAATTAGACTGAGGATCAAATTAGTGGGTGATTGGATTAAGCAGGCAGCGTGGGGtcagccagggcagggtgcGAGCCTGGCACTTACCGAGCCTGGCACTTACCGGCATAGTTTGGCTGCCGTGCAGGCTGTTGATGGCAGCCTGTGCCTCGGCGTGGCTGCCGTATTTCACAAAGGCACAACCTAAGGGAACAGAGGGAACATGGGACAGGTTGGATTTGGCCATTGCGGGTCCATAGGGTGCCCACCCGCTCCCCAAAGCCAACCTTTGCTGGCTCCGTCAGGCCCTCGGAGGATGGTGCATTCCTCAATCTGGCCGAAGGGCTCAAAGAGGCGGCGGACGTCATCCTcgctctgctgcttccccagcatGCCCACAAAGAGCTTCCTGTcttctaaaaacaaaaccaaacccatcaGAGAGTGGGAAGTCACTCACAATCCCAACCCCTCACCACAAATGGTGTACAGATGGGCAGGAACCAAGTGACATCACAGGGAGGGAGCGACACCGATCCCACAGAGAAGGTGCCGGGCTTATGATCTCCATCCTACAGAACACTCAGGGATGGGAAAACCTCTCCTGTGGGGAAATTGCTGAGGAGCGAATCCTGGAAGAGCCATTGCTTTAGGGAGTGGAGCTGGGGTttttcccagggatggggggGCTGGCTCCCCCAGCACTGGGGTGGGATGCGGTGGAACAAAGAGAATCCACAAACTGGAGGTGATCACCCTCGCGCGATCGACTTGCAGAACAACCCGCAGCCTCCAGCCGTGCCCAGGGGACATCAATAACCCAAACACAAGAGAAGGGATAGTAAATAATGAGAATTTCATGATTATTACCAGCATCTGTCTTGTGCGGCCGCGCGCTCCCGCCGCACGCTAATGGCATTTGACAAAGGAAATAAGGTGCCCTGTCAAGAGCGTTGCcggggaaataaataaataatggcaGGAGACGATGAATGCTTAGCCCGTTAAGGTACCAGGAAAATTAGTTAAGGGAATAGGGCTCGTGTGTTGTCTAGTTAAACATAAACCACCTCCCAGGGGGAGtgggctgggcagcccagcGTTGCCTCCTGGGTGAGGGGGCTGGAGACGGGAGCCCCAGCTCACCCATCGATTTTTAATCCTTCACCAATTACGCTCAGTAAGTGGGTAATTTATTTGCTGGGTCCCTCTGGGACATGCTGGGACCAGCTCCCGGTGTGTTTAATAACAGGGTTTGGATGGGGGGAGAGCTACCCCAGCCATCCTGCCAAGTGCAGGCAGCCCCACGAGAGCATGCTGCACATCCGATAGCGCCTACCTGCCCAGCAACACGACAGATGTGGGATTTGGATCCAATTCCCGCAATTTTGCCCAAATGATCACCTCAGCCTGGCAATGCCACAGCCCAATGAGTGGCAAATGCTCACAAAGAATTTGGGGGGGTGGTAGTTTGAGAGGGGCTCGGGCCATATGCAGCCAACTTCCGGCCCAGGGTcctcacaggcagctctggagagggAATTGCGTTTTTTGGTAAATTAGGGCGGCGAAGGAGAACAGCTGGTTGGTGCTCTGCCCCCCAGGATGTTGGAATGCTCGTGGTATGATGTCAGGACATTCCCAGGATGACATCAGGAAGTTCCCCCCAGCTGACCagacagggagagagaagaTGGCGTTTGCTCTGCACCCAGGTTTGGATGCCACCAGCAAAGGCAGATCCTTTCCTGGATTTCTCTGCAAACCAACCTTCACACAGCAGCCCTCGTGATGCCACACCACGTCCCCAATCACCCCCTGGGCGACCCTGGGGCCCCTGGCCTGTGCCAGGCATCTGGAGAATTGAGGACCTACCTCCTCGGCCCTCGCTGTCGGCCGGCTTCACCTGGATGGGGCGGTTCATCTGCAACACAAGTGAGAGCACGTGGTCAGTGCGGTGGCCCCCGAACCCTTTCCACGGGGAACAGCAGGATTTGGCCAATGACTGGCATCGggagctggggaaaaggggagggacCTGCATGAACAGATCTGGGGCTTGTGGCCTCAGAGACCCAGGGATGCCACGTGCAAAGGGCAGTGCTCCGGCCCTGGCTATGGGCACCTAGTGCTGCAGGCGCCCGCGGGCCCGCCAGTGCCAGGCTTGGCCACCTGCCCGCTTTCCTCGACTGC
This window encodes:
- the CELF6 gene encoding CUGBP Elav-like family member 6 isoform X3 — encoded protein: MAAAAAAGEAAGAAFSTANSGRVNGLSRPPGAIAMKDHDAIKLFVGQIPRNLEESDLKPLFEEFGRIYELTVLKDRFTGMHKGCAFLTYCARDSALKAQSALHEQKTLPGMNRPIQVKPADSEGRGDRKLFVGMLGKQQSEDDVRRLFEPFGQIEECTILRGPDGASKGCAFVKYGSHAEAQAAINSLHGSQTMPGASSSLVVKFADTDKERTLRRMHQMAGQLGIFNPMTIQFGAYGAYTQAIMQQQAALMAAAQGTCLNPMAAIAAAQMQQMAAFNVSGLVAAPLTPSSGTSTPPGISTAPVPSIATPIGVNGFSPLPPQTNGQPASETIYTNGIHPYPAQSPTVADPLQQAYAGMQHYAAAYPTAYAPISQAFPQQAPLIPQQQREGPEGCNLFIYHLPQEFGDAELTQMFLPFGNVISAKVFVDRATNQSKCFGFVSFDNPTSAQAAIQAMNGFQIGMKRLKVQLKRPKDANRPY
- the CELF6 gene encoding CUGBP Elav-like family member 6 isoform X5; this encodes MQLPQVPAPGPRPPVLWVPAGSKILCIEMNRPIQVKPADSEGRGDRKLFVGMLGKQQSEDDVRRLFEPFGQIEECTILRGPDGASKGCAFVKYGSHAEAQAAINSLHGSQTMPGASSSLVVKFADTDKERTLRRMHQMAGQLGIFNPMTIQFGAYGAYTQAIMQQQAALMAAAQGTCLNPMAAIAAAQMQQMAAFNVSGLVAAPLTPSSGTSTPPGISTAPVPSIATPIGVNGFSPLPPQTNGQPASETIYTNGIHPYPAQSPTVADPLQQAYAGMQHYAAAYPTAYAPISQAFPQQAPLIPQQQREGPEGCNLFIYHLPQEFGDAELTQMFLPFGNVISAKVFVDRATNQSKCFGFVSFDNPTSAQAAIQAMNGFQIGMKRLKVQLKRPKDANRPY
- the CELF6 gene encoding CUGBP Elav-like family member 6 isoform X4, which encodes MQLPQVPAPGPRPPVLWVPAGSKILCIEMNRPIQVKPADSEGRGEDRKLFVGMLGKQQSEDDVRRLFEPFGQIEECTILRGPDGASKGCAFVKYGSHAEAQAAINSLHGSQTMPGASSSLVVKFADTDKERTLRRMHQMAGQLGIFNPMTIQFGAYGAYTQAIMQQQAALMAAAQGTCLNPMAAIAAAQMQQMAAFNVSGLVAAPLTPSSGTSTPPGISTAPVPSIATPIGVNGFSPLPPQTNGQPASETIYTNGIHPYPAQSPTVADPLQQAYAGMQHYAAAYPTAYAPISQAFPQQAPLIPQQQREGPEGCNLFIYHLPQEFGDAELTQMFLPFGNVISAKVFVDRATNQSKCFGFVSFDNPTSAQAAIQAMNGFQIGMKRLKVQLKRPKDANRPY
- the CELF6 gene encoding CUGBP Elav-like family member 6 isoform X2 — translated: MAAAAAAGEAAGAAFSTANSGRVNGLSRPPGAIAMKDHDAIKLFVGQIPRNLEESDLKPLFEEFGRIYELTVLKDRFTGMHKGCAFLTYCARDSALKAQSALHEQKTLPGMNRPIQVKPADSEGRGEDRKLFVGMLGKQQSEDDVRRLFEPFGQIEECTILRGPDGASKGCAFVKYGSHAEAQAAINSLHGSQTMPGASSSLVVKFADTDKERTLRRMHQMAGQLGIFNPMTIQFGAYGAYTQAIMQQQAALMAAAQGTCLNPMAAIAAAQMQQMAAFNVSGLVAAPLTPSSGTSTPPGISTAPVPSIATPIGVNGFSPLPPQTNGQPASETIYTNGIHPYPAQSPTVADPLQQAYAGMQHYAAYPTAYAPISQAFPQQAPLIPQQQREGPEGCNLFIYHLPQEFGDAELTQMFLPFGNVISAKVFVDRATNQSKCFGFVSFDNPTSAQAAIQAMNGFQIGMKRLKVQLKRPKDANRPY
- the CELF6 gene encoding CUGBP Elav-like family member 6 isoform X1, which codes for MAAAAAAGEAAGAAFSTANSGRVNGLSRPPGAIAMKDHDAIKLFVGQIPRNLEESDLKPLFEEFGRIYELTVLKDRFTGMHKGCAFLTYCARDSALKAQSALHEQKTLPGMNRPIQVKPADSEGRGEDRKLFVGMLGKQQSEDDVRRLFEPFGQIEECTILRGPDGASKGCAFVKYGSHAEAQAAINSLHGSQTMPGASSSLVVKFADTDKERTLRRMHQMAGQLGIFNPMTIQFGAYGAYTQAIMQQQAALMAAAQGTCLNPMAAIAAAQMQQMAAFNVSGLVAAPLTPSSGTSTPPGISTAPVPSIATPIGVNGFSPLPPQTNGQPASETIYTNGIHPYPAQSPTVADPLQQAYAGMQHYAAAYPTAYAPISQAFPQQAPLIPQQQREGPEGCNLFIYHLPQEFGDAELTQMFLPFGNVISAKVFVDRATNQSKCFGFVSFDNPTSAQAAIQAMNGFQIGMKRLKVQLKRPKDANRPY